A portion of the Oncorhynchus masou masou isolate Uvic2021 chromosome 11, UVic_Omas_1.1, whole genome shotgun sequence genome contains these proteins:
- the LOC135548915 gene encoding galactosylgalactosylxylosylprotein 3-beta-glucuronosyltransferase 1-like isoform X6, with protein sequence MPKRRDILAIVLIVLPWTLLITVWHQSAITPLLAARKYDRHESRRDSRNAFTLKEPCTSENTKDIVEVVRTEYVYSRQPPWSDVLPTLHVITPTYSRPVQKAELTRLANTFLHVPNLHWILVEDSQRRTLLVTRLLQETGLNYTHLNVETPRNYKLRGDMRDPRIPRGTMQRNLALRWLRETFSPNNSNSQPGIVYFADDDNTYSLDLFEEMRSTRKVSVWPVAFVGGLRYESPKVNTLGKVYGWKTVFDPNRPFAIDMAGFAVNLRLILFKPQAYFKLRGVKGGYQESSLLRELVTLSDLEPKAANCTKVLVWHTRTEKPVLVNEGKKGFTDSNVEI encoded by the exons ATGCCGAAGAGACGAGACATTCTGGCCATCGTGTTGATCGTGTTGCCTTGGACGCTACTTATCACTGTTTGGCATCAGAGTGCCATCACCCCTCTGCTAGCTGCTCGAAAGT ATGACAGACATGAGAGTCGGCGAGACTCCCGGAACGCCTTCACCCTCAAGGAGCCCTGCACCTCAGAGAACACCAAGGACATTGTGGAGGTTGTGCGCACCGAGTACGTCTACAGCCGCCAGCCTCCCTGGTCTGATGTCCTCCCCACCCTCCACGTCATCACCCCAACCTACAGCCGGCCGGTCCAGAAGGCAGAGCTGACCCGTCTGGCCAACACCTTCCTCCACGTGCCCAACCTGCACTGGATCCTGGTTGAGGACTCTCAGCGACGAACACTGCTAGTCACCAGGCTCCTTCAGGAAACAGGCCTGAACTACACCCACCTTAATGTGGAGACACCCAGGAACTATAAGCTGCGTGGGGACATGAGGGACCCCAGGATACCCCGGGGAACcatgcagaggaacctggctctgCGCTGGCTTAGAGAGACCTTCAGCCCCAACAACAGCAACAGCCAGCCTGGTATCGTCTACTTTGCAGACGATGATAACACCTATAGTCTGGATCTGTTTGAGGAG ATGCGTTCAACAAGGAAGGTGTCTGTGTGGCCTGTAGCCTTTGTGGGCGGCCTGCGGTACGAGTCCCCTAAAGTCAATACCCTGGGCAAGGTTTACGGCTGGAAGACTGTGTTTGACCCCAACCGACCCTTTGCCATAGACATGGCTGGGTTTGCGGTGAACCTCCGCCTCATTCTCTTTAAGCCTCAGGCCTACTTCAAGCTGCGGGGAGTCAAGGGAGGGTACCAGGAGAGCAGCTTACTGCGGGAGCTGGTCACCCTCAGCGACCTGGAGCCCAAGGCTGCTAATTGCACTAAG GTACTTGTATGGCACACTAGGACAGAGAAGCCTGTCCTGGTGAACGAGGGAAAGAAAGGATTTACGGACTCCAACGTGGAGATATGA
- the LOC135548915 gene encoding galactosylgalactosylxylosylprotein 3-beta-glucuronosyltransferase 1-like isoform X5, with translation MPKRRDILAIVLIVLPWTLLITVWHQSAITPLLAARKCKDDRHESRRDSRNAFTLKEPCTSENTKDIVEVVRTEYVYSRQPPWSDVLPTLHVITPTYSRPVQKAELTRLANTFLHVPNLHWILVEDSQRRTLLVTRLLQETGLNYTHLNVETPRNYKLRGDMRDPRIPRGTMQRNLALRWLRETFSPNNSNSQPGIVYFADDDNTYSLDLFEEMRSTRKVSVWPVAFVGGLRYESPKVNTLGKVYGWKTVFDPNRPFAIDMAGFAVNLRLILFKPQAYFKLRGVKGGYQESSLLRELVTLSDLEPKAANCTKVLVWHTRTEKPVLVNEGKKGFTDSNVEI, from the exons ATGCCGAAGAGACGAGACATTCTGGCCATCGTGTTGATCGTGTTGCCTTGGACGCTACTTATCACTGTTTGGCATCAGAGTGCCATCACCCCTCTGCTAGCTGCTCGAAAGTGTAAAG ATGACAGACATGAGAGTCGGCGAGACTCCCGGAACGCCTTCACCCTCAAGGAGCCCTGCACCTCAGAGAACACCAAGGACATTGTGGAGGTTGTGCGCACCGAGTACGTCTACAGCCGCCAGCCTCCCTGGTCTGATGTCCTCCCCACCCTCCACGTCATCACCCCAACCTACAGCCGGCCGGTCCAGAAGGCAGAGCTGACCCGTCTGGCCAACACCTTCCTCCACGTGCCCAACCTGCACTGGATCCTGGTTGAGGACTCTCAGCGACGAACACTGCTAGTCACCAGGCTCCTTCAGGAAACAGGCCTGAACTACACCCACCTTAATGTGGAGACACCCAGGAACTATAAGCTGCGTGGGGACATGAGGGACCCCAGGATACCCCGGGGAACcatgcagaggaacctggctctgCGCTGGCTTAGAGAGACCTTCAGCCCCAACAACAGCAACAGCCAGCCTGGTATCGTCTACTTTGCAGACGATGATAACACCTATAGTCTGGATCTGTTTGAGGAG ATGCGTTCAACAAGGAAGGTGTCTGTGTGGCCTGTAGCCTTTGTGGGCGGCCTGCGGTACGAGTCCCCTAAAGTCAATACCCTGGGCAAGGTTTACGGCTGGAAGACTGTGTTTGACCCCAACCGACCCTTTGCCATAGACATGGCTGGGTTTGCGGTGAACCTCCGCCTCATTCTCTTTAAGCCTCAGGCCTACTTCAAGCTGCGGGGAGTCAAGGGAGGGTACCAGGAGAGCAGCTTACTGCGGGAGCTGGTCACCCTCAGCGACCTGGAGCCCAAGGCTGCTAATTGCACTAAG GTACTTGTATGGCACACTAGGACAGAGAAGCCTGTCCTGGTGAACGAGGGAAAGAAAGGATTTACGGACTCCAACGTGGAGATATGA
- the LOC135548915 gene encoding galactosylgalactosylxylosylprotein 3-beta-glucuronosyltransferase 1-like isoform X2 — translation MPKRRDILAIVLIVLPWTLLITVWHQSAITPLLAARKCKDDRHESRRDSRNAFTLKEPCTSENTKDIVEVVRTEYVYSRQPPWSDVLPTLHVITPTYSRPVQKAELTRLANTFLHVPNLHWILVEDSQRRTLLVTRLLQETGLNYTHLNVETPRNYKLRGDMRDPRIPRGTMQRNLALRWLRETFSPNNSNSQPGIVYFADDDNTYSLDLFEEMRSTRKVSVWPVAFVGGLRYESPKVNTLGKVYGWKTVFDPNRPFAIDMAGFAVNLRLILFKPQAYFKLRGVKGGYQESSLLRELVTLSDLEPKAANCTKVIYGWDSKWTDKRQAPGKQDQGEIYIYCNTTVKGVRQPYCLLQAVHSYVSIQA, via the exons ATGCCGAAGAGACGAGACATTCTGGCCATCGTGTTGATCGTGTTGCCTTGGACGCTACTTATCACTGTTTGGCATCAGAGTGCCATCACCCCTCTGCTAGCTGCTCGAAAGTGTAAAG ATGACAGACATGAGAGTCGGCGAGACTCCCGGAACGCCTTCACCCTCAAGGAGCCCTGCACCTCAGAGAACACCAAGGACATTGTGGAGGTTGTGCGCACCGAGTACGTCTACAGCCGCCAGCCTCCCTGGTCTGATGTCCTCCCCACCCTCCACGTCATCACCCCAACCTACAGCCGGCCGGTCCAGAAGGCAGAGCTGACCCGTCTGGCCAACACCTTCCTCCACGTGCCCAACCTGCACTGGATCCTGGTTGAGGACTCTCAGCGACGAACACTGCTAGTCACCAGGCTCCTTCAGGAAACAGGCCTGAACTACACCCACCTTAATGTGGAGACACCCAGGAACTATAAGCTGCGTGGGGACATGAGGGACCCCAGGATACCCCGGGGAACcatgcagaggaacctggctctgCGCTGGCTTAGAGAGACCTTCAGCCCCAACAACAGCAACAGCCAGCCTGGTATCGTCTACTTTGCAGACGATGATAACACCTATAGTCTGGATCTGTTTGAGGAG ATGCGTTCAACAAGGAAGGTGTCTGTGTGGCCTGTAGCCTTTGTGGGCGGCCTGCGGTACGAGTCCCCTAAAGTCAATACCCTGGGCAAGGTTTACGGCTGGAAGACTGTGTTTGACCCCAACCGACCCTTTGCCATAGACATGGCTGGGTTTGCGGTGAACCTCCGCCTCATTCTCTTTAAGCCTCAGGCCTACTTCAAGCTGCGGGGAGTCAAGGGAGGGTACCAGGAGAGCAGCTTACTGCGGGAGCTGGTCACCCTCAGCGACCTGGAGCCCAAGGCTGCTAATTGCACTAAG GTTATATATGGCTGGGATTCCAAATGGACTGACAAAAGACAAGCTCCGGGCAAGCAGGATCAGGGTGAAATATATATTTACTGTAATACGACTGTAAAGGGAGTAAGACAGCCTTATTGTCTGCTACAAGCAGTACACAGCTACGTATCAATACAGGCATAG
- the LOC135548915 gene encoding galactosylgalactosylxylosylprotein 3-beta-glucuronosyltransferase 1-like isoform X4, protein MPKRRDILAIVLIVLPWTLLITVWHQSAITPLLAARKCKGHSSNSPCRGFYDDRHESRRDSRNAFTLKEPCTSENTKDIVEVVRTEYVYSRQPPWSDVLPTLHVITPTYSRPVQKAELTRLANTFLHVPNLHWILVEDSQRRTLLVTRLLQETGLNYTHLNVETPRNYKLRGDMRDPRIPRGTMQRNLALRWLRETFSPNNSNSQPGIVYFADDDNTYSLDLFEEMRSTRKVSVWPVAFVGGLRYESPKVNTLGKVYGWKTVFDPNRPFAIDMAGFAVNLRLILFKPQAYFKLRGVKGGYQESSLLRELVTLSDLEPKAANCTKVLVWHTRTEKPVLVNEGKKGFTDSNVEI, encoded by the exons ATGCCGAAGAGACGAGACATTCTGGCCATCGTGTTGATCGTGTTGCCTTGGACGCTACTTATCACTGTTTGGCATCAGAGTGCCATCACCCCTCTGCTAGCTGCTCGAAAGTGTAAAGGTCATTCCTCAAATTCCCCATGTAGGGGGTTTTATG ATGACAGACATGAGAGTCGGCGAGACTCCCGGAACGCCTTCACCCTCAAGGAGCCCTGCACCTCAGAGAACACCAAGGACATTGTGGAGGTTGTGCGCACCGAGTACGTCTACAGCCGCCAGCCTCCCTGGTCTGATGTCCTCCCCACCCTCCACGTCATCACCCCAACCTACAGCCGGCCGGTCCAGAAGGCAGAGCTGACCCGTCTGGCCAACACCTTCCTCCACGTGCCCAACCTGCACTGGATCCTGGTTGAGGACTCTCAGCGACGAACACTGCTAGTCACCAGGCTCCTTCAGGAAACAGGCCTGAACTACACCCACCTTAATGTGGAGACACCCAGGAACTATAAGCTGCGTGGGGACATGAGGGACCCCAGGATACCCCGGGGAACcatgcagaggaacctggctctgCGCTGGCTTAGAGAGACCTTCAGCCCCAACAACAGCAACAGCCAGCCTGGTATCGTCTACTTTGCAGACGATGATAACACCTATAGTCTGGATCTGTTTGAGGAG ATGCGTTCAACAAGGAAGGTGTCTGTGTGGCCTGTAGCCTTTGTGGGCGGCCTGCGGTACGAGTCCCCTAAAGTCAATACCCTGGGCAAGGTTTACGGCTGGAAGACTGTGTTTGACCCCAACCGACCCTTTGCCATAGACATGGCTGGGTTTGCGGTGAACCTCCGCCTCATTCTCTTTAAGCCTCAGGCCTACTTCAAGCTGCGGGGAGTCAAGGGAGGGTACCAGGAGAGCAGCTTACTGCGGGAGCTGGTCACCCTCAGCGACCTGGAGCCCAAGGCTGCTAATTGCACTAAG GTACTTGTATGGCACACTAGGACAGAGAAGCCTGTCCTGGTGAACGAGGGAAAGAAAGGATTTACGGACTCCAACGTGGAGATATGA
- the LOC135548915 gene encoding galactosylgalactosylxylosylprotein 3-beta-glucuronosyltransferase 1-like isoform X3, which yields MPKRRDILAIVLIVLPWTLLITVWHQSAITPLLAARKYDRHESRRDSRNAFTLKEPCTSENTKDIVEVVRTEYVYSRQPPWSDVLPTLHVITPTYSRPVQKAELTRLANTFLHVPNLHWILVEDSQRRTLLVTRLLQETGLNYTHLNVETPRNYKLRGDMRDPRIPRGTMQRNLALRWLRETFSPNNSNSQPGIVYFADDDNTYSLDLFEEMRSTRKVSVWPVAFVGGLRYESPKVNTLGKVYGWKTVFDPNRPFAIDMAGFAVNLRLILFKPQAYFKLRGVKGGYQESSLLRELVTLSDLEPKAANCTKVIYGWDSKWTDKRQAPGKQDQGEIYIYCNTTVKGVRQPYCLLQAVHSYVSIQA from the exons ATGCCGAAGAGACGAGACATTCTGGCCATCGTGTTGATCGTGTTGCCTTGGACGCTACTTATCACTGTTTGGCATCAGAGTGCCATCACCCCTCTGCTAGCTGCTCGAAAGT ATGACAGACATGAGAGTCGGCGAGACTCCCGGAACGCCTTCACCCTCAAGGAGCCCTGCACCTCAGAGAACACCAAGGACATTGTGGAGGTTGTGCGCACCGAGTACGTCTACAGCCGCCAGCCTCCCTGGTCTGATGTCCTCCCCACCCTCCACGTCATCACCCCAACCTACAGCCGGCCGGTCCAGAAGGCAGAGCTGACCCGTCTGGCCAACACCTTCCTCCACGTGCCCAACCTGCACTGGATCCTGGTTGAGGACTCTCAGCGACGAACACTGCTAGTCACCAGGCTCCTTCAGGAAACAGGCCTGAACTACACCCACCTTAATGTGGAGACACCCAGGAACTATAAGCTGCGTGGGGACATGAGGGACCCCAGGATACCCCGGGGAACcatgcagaggaacctggctctgCGCTGGCTTAGAGAGACCTTCAGCCCCAACAACAGCAACAGCCAGCCTGGTATCGTCTACTTTGCAGACGATGATAACACCTATAGTCTGGATCTGTTTGAGGAG ATGCGTTCAACAAGGAAGGTGTCTGTGTGGCCTGTAGCCTTTGTGGGCGGCCTGCGGTACGAGTCCCCTAAAGTCAATACCCTGGGCAAGGTTTACGGCTGGAAGACTGTGTTTGACCCCAACCGACCCTTTGCCATAGACATGGCTGGGTTTGCGGTGAACCTCCGCCTCATTCTCTTTAAGCCTCAGGCCTACTTCAAGCTGCGGGGAGTCAAGGGAGGGTACCAGGAGAGCAGCTTACTGCGGGAGCTGGTCACCCTCAGCGACCTGGAGCCCAAGGCTGCTAATTGCACTAAG GTTATATATGGCTGGGATTCCAAATGGACTGACAAAAGACAAGCTCCGGGCAAGCAGGATCAGGGTGAAATATATATTTACTGTAATACGACTGTAAAGGGAGTAAGACAGCCTTATTGTCTGCTACAAGCAGTACACAGCTACGTATCAATACAGGCATAG
- the LOC135548915 gene encoding galactosylgalactosylxylosylprotein 3-beta-glucuronosyltransferase 1-like isoform X1 has protein sequence MPKRRDILAIVLIVLPWTLLITVWHQSAITPLLAARKCKGHSSNSPCRGFYDDRHESRRDSRNAFTLKEPCTSENTKDIVEVVRTEYVYSRQPPWSDVLPTLHVITPTYSRPVQKAELTRLANTFLHVPNLHWILVEDSQRRTLLVTRLLQETGLNYTHLNVETPRNYKLRGDMRDPRIPRGTMQRNLALRWLRETFSPNNSNSQPGIVYFADDDNTYSLDLFEEMRSTRKVSVWPVAFVGGLRYESPKVNTLGKVYGWKTVFDPNRPFAIDMAGFAVNLRLILFKPQAYFKLRGVKGGYQESSLLRELVTLSDLEPKAANCTKVIYGWDSKWTDKRQAPGKQDQGEIYIYCNTTVKGVRQPYCLLQAVHSYVSIQA, from the exons ATGCCGAAGAGACGAGACATTCTGGCCATCGTGTTGATCGTGTTGCCTTGGACGCTACTTATCACTGTTTGGCATCAGAGTGCCATCACCCCTCTGCTAGCTGCTCGAAAGTGTAAAGGTCATTCCTCAAATTCCCCATGTAGGGGGTTTTATG ATGACAGACATGAGAGTCGGCGAGACTCCCGGAACGCCTTCACCCTCAAGGAGCCCTGCACCTCAGAGAACACCAAGGACATTGTGGAGGTTGTGCGCACCGAGTACGTCTACAGCCGCCAGCCTCCCTGGTCTGATGTCCTCCCCACCCTCCACGTCATCACCCCAACCTACAGCCGGCCGGTCCAGAAGGCAGAGCTGACCCGTCTGGCCAACACCTTCCTCCACGTGCCCAACCTGCACTGGATCCTGGTTGAGGACTCTCAGCGACGAACACTGCTAGTCACCAGGCTCCTTCAGGAAACAGGCCTGAACTACACCCACCTTAATGTGGAGACACCCAGGAACTATAAGCTGCGTGGGGACATGAGGGACCCCAGGATACCCCGGGGAACcatgcagaggaacctggctctgCGCTGGCTTAGAGAGACCTTCAGCCCCAACAACAGCAACAGCCAGCCTGGTATCGTCTACTTTGCAGACGATGATAACACCTATAGTCTGGATCTGTTTGAGGAG ATGCGTTCAACAAGGAAGGTGTCTGTGTGGCCTGTAGCCTTTGTGGGCGGCCTGCGGTACGAGTCCCCTAAAGTCAATACCCTGGGCAAGGTTTACGGCTGGAAGACTGTGTTTGACCCCAACCGACCCTTTGCCATAGACATGGCTGGGTTTGCGGTGAACCTCCGCCTCATTCTCTTTAAGCCTCAGGCCTACTTCAAGCTGCGGGGAGTCAAGGGAGGGTACCAGGAGAGCAGCTTACTGCGGGAGCTGGTCACCCTCAGCGACCTGGAGCCCAAGGCTGCTAATTGCACTAAG GTTATATATGGCTGGGATTCCAAATGGACTGACAAAAGACAAGCTCCGGGCAAGCAGGATCAGGGTGAAATATATATTTACTGTAATACGACTGTAAAGGGAGTAAGACAGCCTTATTGTCTGCTACAAGCAGTACACAGCTACGTATCAATACAGGCATAG